The sequence below is a genomic window from Methanocellales archaeon.
AAACAGAAAGAGTAGAGTTGCCAAAGACGCTCTATTCTTTTTTTCCTTTATTTTGTATTTATTCAAATTTTCTAGGTTATGTTATGATATCTCAATTATAAGTGTAATATATGTAACAAGTGTAATTTATTTTCTAACATGGGAATAATTTGACGTTTGAAATTAAAATCATGTAGGGATTTTGAGTCGAATTTACTGGTAAATGTCTGAAAAGATTGTTTAAATCAGTGTAGGACCTATGACTTATCTTTCCAATCGTATAAATTTCTGAGCATACCTGAATTTTCCAAAAAAAATAGGAAATTGGGCGAAGTTCCAAGCCGAGAGGAGAACCTCATATTTGCTGTCATATTTTCTGAGCTAAGCAATAGCGGAATGAAGGTGCAAAGTGGTTCAAAGAGCGATAGCGATGAGAAAGCTTGAAAGCCTACCGTAAATTCCGTTGAAATCAAAAATGGTTTACCAAATACGGGGTATTAATCGATATTTTACCTTTTTTGTATATTCCTTATAACCTTCCAACTCTCTTAATAAAACTTCTTCTTCGTCGAATGTTCTAAAAATTATCACAATGATTGTAGGAACAAAAAAGATTAATGCAATATATGAGCTGAGGGCAAGAGGAATAAATAGATACATAGGCATAATTCCAGAATATATCGGATGCCTGACAATAGCATAGGGTCCTGTTGTAATGACTTTTTGTTTTTTTATCAACTTCAACTATCTGCGAAGCATAGCTGTTTTCCTTAAACACGAAAAAACAAGTATATATGCCAAGAAAATAACAACATCTGACGCAATAACAAGCCAAAATGGTACATTCAACCATTCTATTTGTAATCAAATCCAAGGATTAGGAGGCCTATGAAAAAGAATAATCGTGCGATTTTTACTATGGTTTTTCTTTAGCTTCTTTTTCTTTAAACCTTATTCTTCTTTCGAGAAGTTCTGGATCATGTTTTAGGAAGTACAGTCCCACAAAAAGGAGGGGTATAAATAAAGTGCCAATAAATAACCAAGCTTGCTAGTAGTTTAATGAGCCCGCCGGCAAAAAGAGCAGCAATCCTATAAATATAGGCACTAGAAGAAAAAGTAAGAAAATCTTTTTCTTTATATTGTGTACTTGTGACTTTTCCATAGTAATCTCCTAATTTATGTCATCACCGTCAATCATTATTAATAAAATGTTCTATGCCTATTTTTTTATTTAAGACATATAGGCCAGTTTTCGATTGCACATAACATATCGAGGATAAAAGAACTTTACAAAGGCAATTTGGAGAGATCTTTGATTTCCCGTTTTATCCGCTGTTAGGCTAGGGCGTTGTTTTATCATGTGCTTCTGCCCGATATTTTATCCCTCGTAAAATCGCGTTTTGCATAACTGTACCTCCACCACCAAAAAAGTCTGATACTTTCTTTTGGATTTTCCTTGTCGCTGATGAGTAATATTCAGCTGTTTAAAAACATTTACCACTATTTGGTTGTTTTAGATATTTTTATTAAAAATTGCTTAAATTAAGCAATATTATCATTAATTAACTATATAATGGGGTTTAGGTATACACCTAATTCAGTTAAAATCAAAGGAAGGGAAAAATCATGCCAAGTCCTGGACAAGAACTATCAAGTATAGATTTTGAATCGATGATAGGTGGCCCCCTGGTAGCGGTTATCAATGCACAGGCACAAGCCGCGATGTCAACTGTAAATTTCATTAAAGAGGTTGGATTCAAGAAGCCAAGCGCTGAACAGAACGCTGGGGGCGATACCAGTACGGAAAAGCCCATCTACGTCACGTTTAAATATCCGAAGGAGTTGGCCCCCTATCAACCCGCCATCCCAGCTGACCCATCCGCGACACCACCAGTTGAGGCAAAAGAGGCTGTACCAGCCGTCTTTGAAACGCAGGAACTTAGAGTACCAATACTGACTATACTGCCGGTTCCATTCATCCGCATCGAGGAGACGACAATAGACTTCAACGCGAAGATAAACTCGGTCGAATACCGCAAAACCGATACAAACCTTAAGGTCGATTCATCGCTAGAGGCAAAGGCTGGATGGTTGTGGGGTTCAGCTAAGTTGAAGGTGTCGACTGCTTATCAACGTACGACACAGGAGGGCAATTCAGTTGATCGGACTTACTCCTTAGCCATTCACGTAAAGGCCGTTCAAGACGAGATGCCTGCTGGAATGGAGAAAATGCTTAGTATCCTAGAAGGCGCGATAACATCTGTGCCCGCATCCTCATAGCATTAGGGATAGATAACGAAGTGACGAATCGATGTGGAACTCAAGACAGTTAGAGAGGGCCATATATGCCCCACCTTGGTGATTATATTGGGCATCTCTTGTCTGAGATTACAATCGCAAGGATGCAGGCGGACATAGAAGCTGTGAGAGTAGCCGAGCTGTATGCTAGTCACCCCCTTCTACAAAATATGCCGGTGCCTCATTTTCGTTTACCAGATGTCGAAGTGGATGTTCCAGTTGTGATTAAACAGTTGGAAGAGCCACAAGTCGGTGAAACACCCCGAGGTGTGCCGACTCTCCAAAAAATGCGAGAAGCATTTGACATGTCTCTGAAAAAACGCTTCATTAGAGATGGCATCCGTTTGAGGCCTGAGCACGAAAAAAAACTCAAAGCTGCGCTTGACGAAAAGATGGTTGCCCTTACCCAACCGATAGAGGTCTCAATTGATACTGATCGTATCGCCAATGAGCTATCTGATACAGCTTTTCGGACATTAAGTGATTTAGGCCTGCCTAAAAGGCTGATAGATCCAAAACTACAGCCGAAGTTGGAGGAGAAGCTCAAAGAAGAATTACGGGTTGAATTTCTCAAGCTACGTACGCCTCCCACGCGTCTGCAAGTGCTGACTACAACTTCTGAGATTCGTGAAGCAGGACCAAGCGAAGTCATAACGCGATTTCACCTAAAAATCTCCGAGGAGGCTTTTGAATGGACGACGATCGAATCGGAGGGGCAGAAGAAGAGCCGTCTAGTTATGGAGTAGTTCCAGTATGCTGCGCATCGTGAATATCGAAGAAATCGACATCATGCTTCTGCGCATCTCCAGTTTAATTGATCAACAGGAGCGAGGAGATACTAACTTCGCCGAGAATGTAAAGGAGTGGCTCTCAAAGCTTGAGAAGATGCTCGAAACCAACCGTATGCCGGTGGCTGGAAATGTTGCAACTTTGCGAGGACTGCTCATTTCCGCTGAACGAGGCGACATCCCCCCAGATGTCAAATTTTACGGTCGACCCACTAGGCGCAAAATTCGAGAGACAACCACCTCCTATGTGATTCGGCAGACTTGTAATCTTGTCTCGAACGTCATTCAAAGGGACCGTGAGCGATTCGCTGAAGCAGAAGGTATAACTAGGCAACTGGTTGCACTGGCAACTGCGAAGGGATTAATACAAGAGCTACCTAATGGAAAAGATAATACCGATTTGTTAAAAGATCTATGGAAAACTCTGTCCAAAGACCCAGAACTATCATCAGGAACGGTAAATGTAGAAGGACTTATCGGACTTTACGATGCACTCATCGTGCTGGATCGTACAATAGCTAAAGATGTTGTCGGTGCTAGACCGATATCGTAGATAAATCCATGCGGGGGAGGGGATTCGAACCCCCGAACTCCTACGAGACAGGACCCTGAATCCTTTTGGTTCGGCTTTCTTTCGACTAGCTTTGCTAAATATTTTGCAATGCTCGTATTGTATTCACCAGCTCTATCTTTCAAGACCTGATGGAGATCTGTTGGGACAATGACATGGG
It includes:
- a CDS encoding DUF2589 domain-containing protein; the protein is MPSPGQELSSIDFESMIGGPLVAVINAQAQAAMSTVNFIKEVGFKKPSAEQNAGGDTSTEKPIYVTFKYPKELAPYQPAIPADPSATPPVEAKEAVPAVFETQELRVPILTILPVPFIRIEETTIDFNAKINSVEYRKTDTNLKVDSSLEAKAGWLWGSAKLKVSTAYQRTTQEGNSVDRTYSLAIHVKAVQDEMPAGMEKMLSILEGAITSVPASS